In the Ignavibacteria bacterium genome, CCTTCTTTCTCCGGAACCGTCACAACAACGATCAACCCTTGGCGCAGTGGCAGAACCACAACCGTCAACTCGTGAGATCCACGTTTCGAAACCCTCGTCCGTGTTACCTACGGATCCGCATACCCCGAGCACACCACCTTCAGGATCGGATGGTTCGATGTCCATTGCCGTGTTGTCCCTTGAGTCCGATGATCTTCAGCAACTCAACATCGATCTGGCATCGCTAGGCATCCTTCGTTCGATGGTACCGAATGCTGACAGCATCGCACAGTGTTTGCCACGGCCGAGAACTACGAACGGAACCCTCTGTGTCTGGCAGAATGGTGAACGACAGGAAATAGCCCTTCGTAACGGTCCGGGACCAATGCCGGTGATGTTTACGTCTGCAGATGGAAGGGGCAAGATGGTTCGGATCGAGATGTCTCAGACCTTCGATCCAAATGCCCTTATCCCGGTAGAAGCCCCTTCTCCTGACGGCACGATGCTGATGTGGTTCTCCCCAACCCAGGAAGTGATGCAGATGCTTCCCGAGCGTGTAGAAAAACAACTCTGCCGGGAGCGAGGTACGCAGGATCTCGACATTGACGTACAGGTCATCAATGAGGATGATCTCGCAGATATTCAAACATTGAATATTGATTCGTTAGTGCGCTCGATACCGATGCTTGATACCACGAATGCTCACAGTAAGCAAATGTTGGCCAGTATCAAGACGATCGTTGTTGATGGAGATGCAGATACAGCGAACGGACAACGCAAGATCATTCAGCGTCGTATTGAAATCAAACGCATGGGAACAATGACCACAGCAGATGTGAACGTTCTCAAGGATCTTGACACAACGATGCCTTCTTGCGCTCGGATGTCGACCAAGACTCGGGTGATCATCCTTCGTAAGGGCGGATCATCCAAGGCGATCATACCAAACGTCGATGGGTCGCAACTGCAGGAGAATCGAGTTGAATCCGGTGCTCTGCGATTGGAGAATATCTATCCTAACCCAACCATGGATGGTAGCGCTACGGTCTCATACTCTCTGAGCGGAGATCGACTGATAACGATCGACCTTCATGATCTTGCAGGAAACAAGGTTTCCACACTTGCCTCAGGTGTACGCCGACAAGCAGGGACCGGACATATCCCATTCGCGCTTGAGGGTGTGATGCCGGGAATGTACCTTGTTACGATGACCACGGACAAGGGTGAACGAGCAGTTCAACGACTTATCGTTCAGTAAGGGGCTTACATTAGAACGTAGCACCGGATAACGTAACTCGAAATGCAGGAGTGGATGTCTGAGATAGACGAGCGTTCACATCGAGACGGAAGAACAACAGAATGCGATTGATGCCGAGGCCGACCTCATAATACGCTTTGTCGGAGGTGAGGTCGGTCGTTGGCAATGTCGTTTTGGTATACTCCAGCGTTTGCGGCGAGAATGTTGTCCAGCCGATGCCGCCGAACGCAATAAACTCAATGCCGAAAGAAGCGATGTCCGGGATGCGGAGAAGTCCAGGGATCACTTCACCGAAGTTGTGACTGAGCGAGATGGTAGCATACCGATCTCCATAGAACTCCTTCACGCTCATACCGCGGAACACACTGCCAACCACGAGTCCGCTTACGCTCGATTCCAAGCTCGAGAACTTCTGTGGCGGTACAGCACCCCAAGACCAACCTGCCGTGGCCACAACGTCGAGCGTCCACAACGGCAATGTCTTCAAGCGCAACACACCGATCCATGATGCCTTTGTGAAATCGTAGTTCGAAGCAAGGATCCCAGGGCGTGATGTTTCCACGTTCAACCACGTTCCGGTCCTCGAGATCAGTCTGATCGGTGAATAGTCCAACGTAAGGGTAAGTCCCATTGTTCTCATCGTTCCGTCGAAGATCGAAGGATTCTCGCGCAGTCCGGCACTGGGTTTGAACAACGACCACGCAGGAATGGATGTGGCCGATCGATGGTCATCGGATCGCACGAAGAATCGAATGCCGCTCGGACGTGACCATAGATCATTACGGATGAACCGAAGTTGTCCCCACGTATATCCTATCCCAACCTCTCCGCCTGTTCGATAGTAGTAGTCGCCGTAGTCGTTGCCGAACAGGAGGCTCGTAAAAGTGATGAGCCCCGTTCTCACAACATTTGGATCGTCGCGTCTCTGCAGGACCTTGTATAACGCAGCATCAAGGGTCCACTTCTGACGTTCTCCAATGAACCACGTGGTCTTTGCAGATCCATAGCCCTGTTTGTCCTCGAATCCATATCCTGCAAGAGCCTCTACTTCGATAACTGTATCTGGACGAAACCGTAATCCAAGCCCGAGGTACGGCCCATGGATCCTGTTGTACCGAAAGATGTCCTCAAAGCCAGAGAAGGGGCGCCTGCCTAACCTCGCCAGAGTCCGAGTCACCGGACCGATGTATCTGTCAAGGAACGTTGTTTGAAGACTATCCGGATTGTCGATGAGATTCTGGATCTCAGCGTAGGCGTTAGCCTCTTCTTTCCGCAGTGGCAGCTTTTGGTTCAGACGCCAGTAGGTTGAATCGAAGGTGTTGGCTTGATCGGATACTTCTACGCGACGTTGTTCAAAGAGATCGTTGTCGATACTTGCATTGATGTCGTATTCATAGCAGAAGGTCTCGATCTCTATGTCGAGCCGTGGAGCGAAGAGGAACAGGATCTCTGCTACGAGTGACGATTGAATAGAGAGGGCTTCGGGGACAACAGCCCCTTCTACCTCTACAAAGCTTTGGCGGTACGAGAGCTTCGCATCGAAGGGCAGATTGACTGCTCGGTTTGGTGTAAGGCGCACTTCGAGCGGAATGTTCTTGCGTTGATCGATGAAGATCGTGCCTGTAAAGGCCTTTCGTCCATTGCTGTACGGCGCAACATCGATCAAAACCGTATCGTCCTCAACGCTGCTCTTGAGGATGAAGTCATAATCGTCGATGGCATTCGGATGAAGGGGCGACTCGATCTCCTCGTTCAACAAGGAGATCACATCATCGTAGGCATTGAGGTTTGTTCCAAACGAAACGAAGTTCGCCTGCGGCGGTATGTTGGCTGTCTGTCTGCGTTGAACGATCTCATTGAAGTATCGACCGGGCTTCGCATAATATCCACGAGAATACGACTCGAGGATGCTGAAGACTGTAGTGTCTCCCCGTCCGGAGCTCCGTGATGCCGTGGCCGTGTCTGTGTTCACCACAAACTTTGTGTACAGCATGTAGGTGTAGCGTTCAAGCGAATCACGTTGTTGTGCCTTTCTTGCGAGCACGCGACGCATGATCGCTACGGCAGGATCCTCTGCCGACACTACGACCTCAGCTCCTGTGAATGCGCGCTCTTCTAAACCAACTTCCAGGACCGCATCTCCGGCAGGTCGGCGGACGGTGTCGGGTGCGTACCCAACGAGTGAAAAGACGATCGATAAGGTGTCAATTCCGCGTAGCTGAGCCCGAGGTATCCGCAACAGAAATGCTCCTCGTTTATCAGTCATCGTCGCAGAACGTGTTTCGAGAACACGTACGCTCACGAACCGCAAAGGACCAACGGAATCAGTATCGAACACCGAGCCGCGCAAGGTCACATCGCCTTGAGCACGAGACATGTTCAGTGCCGCGATAAGAACCACAAGGCACCACAGGGGGCGCATCGATCAGCCCCCTACTATCTGAAGTGCTTCTTGTTGAGCCATGTTCAGGGCCTCTTCCGGTGTGGATTCACCGAGCAGGACGCGAACGACTGCGTCTTCGAGTACCGCCTCAAGATCAAGCCAGCGAGGATGGACAGGTGTCATTCGAGCATGCTCGAGTTGTTGAGCAAAGACTGCCTTGATCGGATCTGCGGTGAGCGTAGAGTCTGCATAGTACCCCTTCTCAGCCGGGAATCCGGCTTCTGGGATCTTGGCGCAGAAACGTACGGCATTCATTCCCTTTGTGAGGAATAAGACCAGATCACGAGAGATCTGCGTGTTCTTCGTAGACGCACTTACGGCCAGATACTCTCCACCCGCAAACGACGTCCCCGGCTCCCCGGTGAGTCCGGGCATGAGGATGGGCGTGACCTTGAGCGCGGAATTTGAGCGGATCTTGTTCGAGAGCCAAGAACCTGAATTCCACATCGCGATCTTCCCCTGAAGGAATGCGGCATCGAGTTGTCTTTGTGTCTCAACAAATCCGGCACGAGCCAGTTGGGCATACGTTGTAAGCGCCTTGACGTTTTCAGGACTGTTGAGGACAGGACGTCCATTCGTGTTGAGGACATCGCCACCGTAGGTCCACATGAAGGGAAGGATCTTCTTATACAGCCGGTGTGCATCTGCTCCGTTTGCGCCCCATCCGTTGGATCCGGATTCATTGACTTTCTCCGCGGCTGCGATCAGATCATCCATGGTAGAGATCGGTGCATTCCAGCCACTGCTTTGCGCCAACTTCGTGTTCACATAGATCACGCGTGTATCCAGCGTCCACGGATAGGCAAATGTTCTGCCCTGCCACATAGCCGGAGCTACAGAGTATGGGACGAACCTGCCTAGAGCGTTGGCGTCTCCTGGCAATGCAAGCAATACGCCCGAGCTTGAGAATTGGGCAACCCAGTCCGAGCCCAATTCGATCACATCCGGAGGAGCTCCTGAATTGAAGGCTGCCTGGAGCTTCACCTTGCCGTCGTTCCACGAGAGTTCTGTGAGTTCAACCTTGGCGTTATGGGCCTTCTCAAACTCTGAAACGAGCTCTTGAAGAACGGCCTTTTGACCTGGTTCACTCCAGAAGTGCCAAAATCTGATGGTGCGGGGTGCATTGGCCGGAGTGTCTCCACCACCACATCCAGGAAGAAACAAGAGTGTGCTGACAGAAAGAAAAACGACCATCAGCAGGCGATAACGAGTATTCATGCGGCGAAGCTACGCAAACGCGTTGTCCAATCGCACGAACATCCGTAGTTTTGAGCCCGTCCATTACTTCATCTTCCGGGTGTCCAGTGCCGAAGACGTCAAAGTACATCTTCATTACGGGCGGGGTTCTTTCCTCTTTAGGGAAGGGCATTGCTTCTTCTTCCATCGGTCTCCTCCTCCGTCAGCGCGGTTTTACTGTGACGGTGCAGAAGCTTGACCCCTACATCAACGTCGACCCGGGAACGATGAATCCGTATCAGCACGGCGAGGTCTTCGTGACCGATGACGGTGCAGAGACGGATCTTGACCTAGGCCACTACGAGCGTTATCTCGACGTGAGTATGTCGCGGTCGAACACCGCTACGGCAGGCCAAGTCTACTTCGACGTGATCACCCGCGAGCGCCAAGGTGCCTATCTCGGCAAGACGGTTCAGGTGGTTCCGCATATCACCG is a window encoding:
- a CDS encoding T9SS type A sorting domain-containing protein, whose translation is MPAIITATAASLAMVAGLTAYLLSPEPSQQRSTLGAVAEPQPSTREIHVSKPSSVLPTDPHTPSTPPSGSDGSMSIAVLSLESDDLQQLNIDLASLGILRSMVPNADSIAQCLPRPRTTNGTLCVWQNGERQEIALRNGPGPMPVMFTSADGRGKMVRIEMSQTFDPNALIPVEAPSPDGTMLMWFSPTQEVMQMLPERVEKQLCRERGTQDLDIDVQVINEDDLADIQTLNIDSLVRSIPMLDTTNAHSKQMLASIKTIVVDGDADTANGQRKIIQRRIEIKRMGTMTTADVNVLKDLDTTMPSCARMSTKTRVIILRKGGSSKAIIPNVDGSQLQENRVESGALRLENIYPNPTMDGSATVSYSLSGDRLITIDLHDLAGNKVSTLASGVRRQAGTGHIPFALEGVMPGMYLVTMTTDKGERAVQRLIVQ
- a CDS encoding extracellular solute-binding protein; the protein is MNTRYRLLMVVFLSVSTLLFLPGCGGGDTPANAPRTIRFWHFWSEPGQKAVLQELVSEFEKAHNAKVELTELSWNDGKVKLQAAFNSGAPPDVIELGSDWVAQFSSSGVLLALPGDANALGRFVPYSVAPAMWQGRTFAYPWTLDTRVIYVNTKLAQSSGWNAPISTMDDLIAAAEKVNESGSNGWGANGADAHRLYKKILPFMWTYGGDVLNTNGRPVLNSPENVKALTTYAQLARAGFVETQRQLDAAFLQGKIAMWNSGSWLSNKIRSNSALKVTPILMPGLTGEPGTSFAGGEYLAVSASTKNTQISRDLVLFLTKGMNAVRFCAKIPEAGFPAEKGYYADSTLTADPIKAVFAQQLEHARMTPVHPRWLDLEAVLEDAVVRVLLGESTPEEALNMAQQEALQIVGG